ATAGATTGATGATTTTTATGACTGTAATATACCTGCAAGGACTAACTTCTAAAATCAGAGTTCGTTAATCATCATTCGAAATTCAATATGAACCAATTGTCTGTTTTGCTGTAATAATACAAAAACAACATGCGCACAATCATAAAAATATTCCTCTTACCGACACTGCTCTTTATGGCATTTCATGCCGGAGCCGTTTCATTGCTCATTCCCATGGATGACATGCAAAAGGATCATCTAAAGTCGTATGGTATTGCCTACTGGGTGTTGGAACAGGATATTGAGGTAAAATGGCTGCTCAACTACCGCGGAGGTAGTTTTTTAATGCAGCACTACCCCGAAATTGAAAATGAGTGCGTGATTCGTGGTGTTAGTTTCGAAGTGATAAGCGATGCGCAGGCTTCGGGAATTTTAAACGAAATTGCCCAACCCGATGTAAACCAGGATGCCGTGGCAATGAATAAAGCACCGAAAATTGCGGTTTATTCGCCACCCAACAAACAACCCTGGGACGATGCGGTTACTATGGTATTAACCTATGCCGAAATTAACTACGATATAATTTACGACGAAGAAATACTAAACGGCAACCTGAAGGATTACGACTGGCTGCACCTGCACCACGAAGATTTTACCGGGCAGTTTGGTAAATTCTGGCGCTCGTACCAGCATATGCCATGGTACCAGGAGGAAGTGAGCATTAACAAACAGCTGGCTCAAAAACTGGGTTTTATGAAGGTATCAGAGATGAAATCGTTTGTTACCCGCGAGATACAGAAATACGTGCAAAACGGCGGTTTCTTGTTTGCCATGTGTGCCGCTACTGATACCTACGATATTTCGCTGGCAGCAGTGGGCGTTGACATTTGCGAAAATATGTTCGACGGCGACCCCATGGAAGCCAACGTTGATGAAAAACTTGATTTCCACAACACCTTTGCTTTCGAAAATTTCAAACTGGAAAAAAGCCCGTATGCTTATGAGTTTTCGAATATTGATGCTACCGACCACCGGCATGTAGCCCGCGAAAACGACTTCTTCACCCTGTTTGATTTTTCGGCCAAGTGGGACCCGATTCCTACCATGCTTTGCCAAAACCACCGCAACCTGATTAAAGGTTTTATGGGGCAAACAACAGCTTACCGTAAAGAGGTGTTAAAATCAAATGTACTGGTGTTGGGCGAAAACAAACCGGCTAACGAAGCCCGTTATATCCATGGCGAGCAAGGCAAAGGATTCTGGACCTTTTACGGCGGTCACGATCCGGAAGATTACCGCCACCTGATTGGCGACCCTCCAACCGATCTGAGCCTGCACCCCAATTCTCCGGGTTATAGGCTAATCTTAAATAATGTATTGTTTCCGGCAGCTAAAAAGAAGAAGCGGAAGACTTAATTCTTTGGATGTTTTACCCCTTAAATTTAGTCTTTTACAGAACATAAGCTATATGCAATGCTGTAGCTATTACCTTTTTTACATTAGTTTTAAACTAATGTTTTCCATCTGGTTTTTCTCCATGCTTTTTGTTCTTCTGTTGTGAAGAATGTCCAAGCTACAATCCGACTAGATTTATTCCCGGTTCCCATGGGAATCGTTTTAATCTGATTAACTTCAATTGCTTTTAATGATTTATAAATTCCTTTTAGATTAGATTGTTTTGATACTAAAGTTGAAAACCAAAAACAGTTTTTAGAGAACTTTTTACTTTCTATTACCATTTTATGAATAAACTTAGATTCTCCACCATCACATATAAGTTCATTGCTAATTCCTGCAAAATTAAGTATTGGGTTCTTCTCTTTTTTACCTGACAGGTTCTTGATTTTTCTTCGTGTTCCTTTTTCAGCATCTTCGAAAGAAGAATGAAAAGGAGGATTACATATAGAGCAATCGATTTTATCTTCACTACCCATTATTCCGGTAAAAACATTTTTCCTGTTTTTTTGTAATCTACATTCAATCTTACCATTAAGCGAGGGATTAGAATTTACAATATTCTTAGCTGATGCTATCGATTTAGGATCTATGTCAGACCCAATAAATTTCCAATTATATTCTGTAACTCCAATTAAAGGGTAAATACAACTAGCTCCTACACCAATATCAAAGCACGTAATTTTATCACCAATTGGTATTGTGCCAAAATTATTCTCAGCTAATAAATCCGCAATATGGTGAATGTAATCTGCTCTGCCTGGAACTGGAGGACATAAATTTTCATCAGGGAAATCCCAGTTTTTAATTCCGTAATAATGATTTAGCAATGCTTTGTTTAGAGCTTTTACAGCAACAGGATTTGAAAAATCGATTGAATCATCGCCATATTTATTAGACCTTACATAAGTTACTAATTCAGGATTGGAAGTTATTAATGCATTTAAATCATATCTTTTCCTGTTTTTGTTACGAGGATGTAGCTTTGTTTTTTCTTCTTGTCTTTTTTCTGATGACATGATTTATTATGAGTTTATATATTCTATTTAAAATCCTAATTGTGTATAACATCTATGAAACTTACATTCTAATATACCACTAATCTGTACATGGCTAAAATAATACATTTTGCTTGCCATACTTTGATGGTTTTGCAGTTTGTTATTTTAGAGATTCGGGATCAATGTATTTGGTAATTTTGGTTTTCTGGTTGCTTAAAAGTAATAAATACTGATGAAGAGTATAGATCCCTAGTTACTATATGTAGCCAACCATTAATGAGCCGCCCCGCTGCTCGCGGACGAGGTATCTCAATCCCAAATGAAGTTACGAACCTAATAAACGATAAAATTGTGGTATACCTAGGTGCCATGGAAGTTGTTGATGTAGAAACCTACGGCACTATTGCCGGCACCATAGCCAGTATTATAGCCGAAAACAACGAAGCGGTTATAAGCGCCGCAGAAAAGATGAACTGGTAACAGAATAAAGTAAACTTCCCGGATAAACAAAAATTAAAAGGGACGTTGCCTGGTGCGTATCTTCTTTTGTATTGTTCGTATTTTTAGCTTCAACGTAATTTTATATCTTTAAACAAAACAATAAACAATAAGAAATGAAAAAATCAACATTAACACTCTTACTTGTAATTGTTTGTGCAGCATTCGCGCAAGCCCAATACCTGAATTACGAGATTATTGAAAAGATGGATTATTTGAGAACCAACCAAATGACCACTGATAAACCTAGCACCACAGTTGCTCAGTATAAAATTGAAGGTTCGCCCTATCTGGATGACGCTTTTGTAAACGGCACAATTTATACCACGGCAAAAACCCAGGTTGTTGAAGTGCCATTGCGCTACAACATTTATAACGACAACCTTGAATTTAAAACCAGCGATGGGAGTATTTTGGAGCTGGCTCACCCCGAAACAGTTGAGCGGGCTAAATTGGGCGAAACAGAAATGATATTTACCAATTACCTTACCTCTACTAATAATACCAAGAGCGGATTTTTTAAAGTACTGGCAGAAGGCGATCTTAATTTATTGGCCAAACCTGATATTTTTTACCAGAAAGCCAAAGAAGAAGCCGCCTACAAAGAAGCACAACCACCTAAATTTATTCCAAAACCCGACGAGTACTACATGCAAAAGCAAGGAGCACCGGCTGTTAAAGTTCGGAAAAGCAAAGACCTGGATGAGATAATTGATGCGCACAAAAAAGAGATTTACACTTATATCAAGAAAAACAAAATTAAATTTAAAAGCGCCGAAGACCTGACACAACTTGTTGATTATTATAACTCGTTGTAAGCAAATTTTCGGCCTTAAACCAATTCAGCCGGTGACTTTAAGTTACCGGCTGAATTGGTTTAAAAACACTGCTTTATAAACGAGGCTGCCTAAAATTTTGCCTATAATGCAAATCAGCTTAATAATTTATTTGTTTTGATTTTCTTTTGAGGTGCGGCGCAGAAACGTTAACGTTTCGAAATACCAAATACGAGCGCCTTTCCTTATACCAATAAATATCCCCGGGCGATGCAATTCTTCCGCCGCGTTGCAAACGAGGAACAGAATACCCCTTAAACAGATTCAGCAGGTGACTTTAAGTCACCTGCTGAATTTCCTGTTTACACAAAAGACATCCATGATTCCCGGAAATCACCAACAGAAATGAAAGGAGTGCAAATTTTCAGCAAACTCTCCCTCATTCCCTCTCTTCTCCCGAAGAGAGGGACGATTGTGTCGAAGGCACAATAAGGGTGAGTCAATAAAATTTGAAGCAGATTTTGCACTTAAATTTTATTGGACTTTCATAAAAAAAAGAGCCACGGCAAATTGCCGCAGCTCTCTATATTTTAATCAATTACGATCGATTATCTGTGATCTATTGAACACCTGTACGGGTATCCCACCACATTTGTTTTCCCCAGAAGTCGTCTGTAACCTCATTAGCAAAAGCTTTCGAGTTACCACCGTTCAATGTAATCTCATTGTTCGGATAAGGGTAACGGAAAGGAGGCACGTTATGACCTGTATAAACTGAAGCAGGAGCCACATAGTGTGTTGTTGGCACACCGGTTCTGCGGTACAACGACCAGGCTTCCATACCTTGTTTGAACAAGGCAATCCACTCTTGCCAGTAAATTTGTTCCAAAGTTCCGTCGAAAGCAGCATCAGCAGCTAAATAAGCGTCGATATCAGCAGCTTCTATACCATTCTCTTCACAAGAAGCGGTAACAGCAGCTTCGTATGCTTCTTCAGCAGTCATACCAACACTATATCCTTTTTGAGCAGCTTCAGCAACGTGGAACATTACTTCGGCATAACGCATGTATGGAGAGAATCCGGCAGCATCGTCTCTGTAAATAGCACCAATACGCGAAATAGTAGGTAATGCAGGTTGTGCAGTAGCTCCAATTGTAAATCCGCGGTACTCACCATCAGCAGTCGCAGGTTTTGCAATAGTCGATAATCTTGGATCGTTAAGATCTTTTAATGCGTCGACTAATATGTCAGAAACAGCATGGTCATCACGCCCCTTGCTATCTTCAAACCAAGGCTCTTCGTATGGGGTACTTCCTGGATACCAGAAGAAAGCGTTGTCATCGTTGCTTTCCATAATTGGATTAGCAGAAAGATTTCCCATAATGGTTTCGATGGTCGATTTTCCTAAAGGATCAACCTCTGAAATACGCATTGCCATACGCAAACGTAACGAGTTACAGAATTTTTGCCATTTATCAGTATCGCCATCGAAAAGAACATCACCGTCGCCCAGGTTGTCATTCGAACCTGAGTTAAGCAAAGTATTGGCTTCTTCAAGCGAAGCTAACATGGCAGGATAAATTTCTTCCTGAGTGTCATACGATGGAAGTAACACGCCATCCCCCAACTTAATTGACTCAAAATATGGCACATCTCTCCAGGTATCAGTCATAATCTGGAAGATCATTGCTTCCAAAATCTTAGCCACTGCCAACATATTGTCGGCACCATCAGCCTCTGCTTTTTTACGTATCTCGTAAAGGTTGTTTAGCTGTCGGTAACCATAATACCATTTGTTTTCTACCGTACCAGGACGGAAGTCATACTTGGCTTCATCGATATACTGAATTTTTGTAAGATGCCCCCCGTAAGTAGAAGGCTCGCTCATATTGTTCCACGCATCGTAAAAAGTGTCAGTATGGTAACGTAGCACCCAAGCCAGTACATTTGTTGCCGGAGCGTCTTTTGCGCGATCCGGGTCGGTGTTAATCTCCTCAAAATCGTCAGTACATCCTACTACAAGGAAGCCCACGAGAAAACTAACTGCAAGTAATTTTCCTATTATATTTTTCATATCTATCATTTTTATTTTATCAATTGAATTTAGAACATCGCTCGAATACTTCCCTTTTCCTAAAAGGTTATGTATTATAACATGCGTTCTCATCTCTTGCTATAGTTTTAGAATTTCAAATTCAATTTAACACCAAAACTTCTTGATGAAGGAAGAGAAGTTGACTCTAAACCAACACTATCGTTTCCTGAACCTGTTACGTTTTCAGGATCGATTTTTGCCATGTTTGAATCATGCAACCACAAAATTGCCAGGTTGTTTCCAACCAACGACAACGAACCACCTTTGATAAAGTTACCTGAACCAAACAATCCTTTAGGGAAGTTGTAAGTAATATGTGCTTCACGTAATTTACCATAAGAACCATCGTATACCGAAAGTTCACGGTTACCGTAGTAAGACTCGAAGAAACTTTGAGCAGAAGTAGTAAGATCGTTAGGCGTACCGTCTTCTTTTACAAAAGTTTTATCAGTCAGGAATGTTTCGCCAAGAACGATACCGTTTTCACGAACATCACCTGTAGCAGTAAAACCAAGCTGGCCACCATAAGCACCAAACATATTCGATACACTAAAGATATCGCCACCTTTACGTACTTCGATTAAGAAACCGGCGCTCCAGTTTTTGTACGAGAATTCGTTACTGATACCGCCCATCCAGTCAGGGTTAACAGCACCTAACTTTTTAGGACCTTCTGTTTTTGGTCTTCCGTTTGCTCCAACAATAATGGCTCCATTGTCGTCGCGTACCATACCGTTTCCGTAAATTACACCCCACTCATCACCCGGGCGTGCTTCAACAGTAGTTCCCCACTGGCTACCAAGCTGGTACGATTCCAGTTCATCTCCGGTTACAGGATCGGTATAAAGCTCAATAATTTCTGATTTATCTCTTGCCCAGTTCAGCGTTACATCCCAGTTCAAGCCATTACGATTTTTAAGAATACTTCCGGTTAACTGTACCTCAATACCTTTGTTGTTAATTTCACCAGCATTAACCAATGTTGCATTATAACCAGTAGCTTTCGATATTTTAACCTCCATAATCTGGTCGGTAGTAGTTTTGTCGTAATAAGCTAAATCAACGCCCAAACGGTTATCAAAGAAGTTTGCTTCAACACCAAATTCAGTAGTTTGGATATTTTCCGGTTTTAAACTAAGTGGAGGATATACTGTTGCCTGAGAATACTGTGTTACACCATAAATGGTATTAGCACTTGCAGTAAAATAAGGATCGGTTTTATAAGCACCTGTTGCAGCTCCAACCTTAGACCAACCACCACGCAGTTTCAAATACGAGATAGTGTTTGATTCGATATCGAAAGCCTCAAGAGGCAAGAAACTCATACTTACTGCAGGGTAAAAGAAAGGATCTTCAATAGTTGAACTCCAGTCGTTACGTACACTTACATCTAAATAAATAAAGTTATCGTAACCTAAGGAAGCATTACCATACACACTGTTTGTGCGTACCCATGAATGATCCATTGCTGTTGTTGGGCTACCGTTAACGTTCGAAATCGTAAATAAGTTAGGTACTGTTAACTCATCTGCTCCAAGTTCAGAACTTTCATACTGCATATCGCGGTAGTTAGCACCTGCCAGTGCACTCAGGTCAAAATCACCAAAATTAATTTGGTACGAAGCAATAATGTCTGCATTTATTTCAGAGCGGCTGATTTTGTTTTGATTAAAACTACCACCGTGGAATTCAGCGTTAGAAGCATTCAAAATGGTTTCGTTTGAACCAGAATAAGTAACACGCATCATTCGCTGGCTGTAGTAGTCCATTCCTAAACGACCTTCGATAGTTAAACCGGTAACCGGTTTAACAAAAATAGATGCTTTACCAAATACCCTGTCTTTTTGTAATTCGTTGGTGTTGTTATTCAAACTCCAGTAAGGGTTATTGTGGTAGTTACTGTTCCAGTTGTATGGGAAACCGTTGTCCATTCTAGTTTGCCAGTTTTCTTTCATGTCAACCATATCAACCTGACGACCGAACCACTGACCAATTGATTGTAATGGGTTACTGGCATTGTACTCTGTTTGTACCAAATTATCACTCTCGGTACGCGCATAGTTAATTGTAGTGTTAAACTCTACATATTTATTCAAAGTTACTTTTGAATTAACACCTGCATTGTAACGTTTCAAACCTGTATTTGGCAATGTACCGGCCTGGTCCATAAAACCTAATGAGAAACGAGTACTTGAATTGTCGCCTACCGAGGTAATTCCAAGATTGTGGCTGGTTGTGTGTCCAACAACGTATAAATCTTTAATGTTATCGGGACGAGAGACCCATGGAGTAGCAGTTCTGTTACCGCTTCCGTCAACAGGGCTGTTGTACTGAGGAATATTTAAGCCAATATCCAAACGTGGCCCCCAACTTTCGTCAACACCGTCGTTTACACCATTACCAATACCATCGTAATAGGTAAAACCTACACCTGGATCGAAACCACCAGTTGCAAACTCCTGATAGGACATTTCAGGAGCATAATATTCGTGCCAGAATTCACTACCCAGGTAACCTTGTCCGTATTTATTCTGGAATTCCTGGATACGTGCAACCTGGTCGAAATTATAGTTACCATCGTAAGTTACAGATACACCTTTTGCAGAACCTTTACCTGATTTTGTTGTGATAAGGATAACACCGTGTCCTGCACGCATACCGTAAAGTGCAGCAGCACCACCACCTTTAAGAACCGAAATATTCTCGATATCCTGTGGATTGATGTCGTTCAAACCACTACCAAAGTCAACGTCGCCGGCAGTATGGTTTGAGTTTGAAATCGGAATACCGTCCACAACAATAAGTGGTTGATTGTCGCCAAACGAACTGTTACCACGAATAACAATACGCGAAGAAGCTCCAACCTGACCACCGGTTTGGTTAATCTGAACACCGGCCACTTTACCCGAAAGTGAGTTCATTACGTTAGGCGATGCAGCTTTTGTTAAAGCGTCGCTTTGTACAGTCTGCGCACCATAACCCAGTGATTTCTTCTCTCTGGAAATACCAAGTGCTGTTACAACAACCTCGTCAACACCAATGGTCTGTGGTTGTAGAGTAACATCAACTGTAGAACCTGCAATCGCCACATCTTCACTTTTCATACCAACGAAACTGAAAATCAGTGACTGTGCATCTTGAGGTACCTTTAAAGTATATTCACCATCAATATTGGTGATCGTTCCTAAAGTAGTACCTTTTACCGAAACCGAAACCCCTGGTATTGGCATATCGTCCTCAGCAGAAATAACCGTACCGGTTATTGTTTGCGTTTGAGCGAAAGTTACCAAATTACCCATGAAAAGGAGTATCGATAAAAAAATCGCAATTTTTTTCATAGAAATAATTTTAAGTTATTAATTAAAGCGCTATAAAAATTGTTTTTAGCATTTTTTCATTTTTAGAGAAAAACCGGGAGGATTTAAGATTCTACGAAGGGTAATTGTGAGTAAATGTAGAGTGAGTACCTCCCGGTCATATATTTTCACCATTTTTAATATTGTTTCACTTCTGATAACTTCTGTCTTTAAAAAGTAATTTTCCCTATTCCCTTCCATTCAGAAAAATTTATATAAGATTAGAAAGCAAATTCTCTTTTCTTGTTTATTTAGTTCTTTGGCTATCTGAAAAATCCTGCTAAATGTTAATTTTTTTAACAATTAGCCAAATTCCCAGAACTATACAATGACATTATTAGTCACGCCTCGCGAGCAATGTCAATGCAGAACACCAATCGGCAACTAACTATTGAACCGATTTATATGGAACGTAAAATTTTGATTTAAGATCAAATGAATGATAACCCCCTTCATAGAAATAATTTTAAGTAATAATTAAACAGCATTTATTTTTGTAATTTCTGAAAGGATTCCCCCAAACCCTTTACTCAGTATTACCCTTTAACCAACAAAGAACACTTTTAATGTTCTTTTCACAATTACAAATATTAAAAGAAGTTTTGATTTTTTAAAGAAAGTGTAAGTTTTTTTTCACATTAACTGACAAATAGATAACACAGCAACAATCAACACACTCATATGACAAAACCAATCCGCACAACAAAGTACTGAATACCAAAAACATAACAAGGAATATTTAAAACTTATGATCTTTTTACAGAAAGCATGATTTTTATCATAAACTCAAAAACAAAAGAACAGCCGGTAAGAAAACTTACCGGCTGTTCTTTAATTAATTACCTAAAGGCCCTCAACAGGGTCTATAAGTATTTTTAATACTATTTATCCCACCAAATGCAGGTTTCCATAACATCTTCACCCTGACGAGCAACAGCTGCTTTTACATTTTCTTCGTTCAGGTCGTACTCGTTTTGCGTATAGGCACGACGGCGGGGAATGTCCCTACCTTCGGCAGCAGCAGGAGCAGGAGTTAATTCAGGATAATCCAAACGTCTCCATTCCGACCAGGCTTCCGAACCATCCATATAAAGGCTAACCCATTTTTGTTCGCCAATTGCCTTTTTGTAATTCGTATCATCGTAAGCAACTTCCGGTTGTGCTAAATAAGTATCAATATCAGCAGCATCAACACCCCAAAATTCCATACTTGCAGTAATTGCATCGGCATAAACTTCGGCAGCATCATCACTGATCCAACCTCTGGCGGCAGCTTCAGCTTTAATAAACAGCAACTCTGAGTAAGTCATTAAAATACCAGGGCTATCCGCACTACGAACTGCAATACCAGGGAATGAGATTTGCGCGTTTGTAATACTACCGGCATCTGCTGCAGACAATCCATAAGGCATACCAACAATTGTTTCGGTTTCCGGAGCCTCATCGGCATAAATCGGTAAACGAGGATCGCTAAGTGCTGCCATATAATCGGCTAAAGTTTCACTAATTGCGTAGTCGGTTCTTTCCAGATAATGGTCGTAGTATGGATTCCAATTTGCAGCATCTGACAGATATGCGAACAAAGCATTATCGTCGTTACTTTCGAAACCTCCGGCCAAACCTGAAGTAACCGCACTTTGTGCTGCAGCCGCATCAACTTCTGTCATACGAATTCCCACACGGGCTTTTAACGAATTGGCAAATTTCTTCCAGGCAGCCATATCGCCACCAAAAATGATATCGCCATCCACACCTGCTGCACTTTCGTCAATTTGAGAAGCGGCCTCAGTTAGCTCGCTAACAAAACTGCCATAAA
This is a stretch of genomic DNA from uncultured Draconibacterium sp.. It encodes these proteins:
- the rlmF gene encoding 23S rRNA (adenine(1618)-N(6))-methyltransferase RlmF — protein: MSSEKRQEEKTKLHPRNKNRKRYDLNALITSNPELVTYVRSNKYGDDSIDFSNPVAVKALNKALLNHYYGIKNWDFPDENLCPPVPGRADYIHHIADLLAENNFGTIPIGDKITCFDIGVGASCIYPLIGVTEYNWKFIGSDIDPKSIASAKNIVNSNPSLNGKIECRLQKNRKNVFTGIMGSEDKIDCSICNPPFHSSFEDAEKGTRRKIKNLSGKKEKNPILNFAGISNELICDGGESKFIHKMVIESKKFSKNCFWFSTLVSKQSNLKGIYKSLKAIEVNQIKTIPMGTGNKSSRIVAWTFFTTEEQKAWRKTRWKTLV
- a CDS encoding SusD/RagB family nutrient-binding outer membrane lipoprotein, with product MKNIIGKLLAVSFLVGFLVVGCTDDFEEINTDPDRAKDAPATNVLAWVLRYHTDTFYDAWNNMSEPSTYGGHLTKIQYIDEAKYDFRPGTVENKWYYGYRQLNNLYEIRKKAEADGADNMLAVAKILEAMIFQIMTDTWRDVPYFESIKLGDGVLLPSYDTQEEIYPAMLASLEEANTLLNSGSNDNLGDGDVLFDGDTDKWQKFCNSLRLRMAMRISEVDPLGKSTIETIMGNLSANPIMESNDDNAFFWYPGSTPYEEPWFEDSKGRDDHAVSDILVDALKDLNDPRLSTIAKPATADGEYRGFTIGATAQPALPTISRIGAIYRDDAAGFSPYMRYAEVMFHVAEAAQKGYSVGMTAEEAYEAAVTASCEENGIEAADIDAYLAADAAFDGTLEQIYWQEWIALFKQGMEAWSLYRRTGVPTTHYVAPASVYTGHNVPPFRYPYPNNEITLNGGNSKAFANEVTDDFWGKQMWWDTRTGVQ
- a CDS encoding SusC/RagA family TonB-linked outer membrane protein; the protein is MKKIAIFLSILLFMGNLVTFAQTQTITGTVISAEDDMPIPGVSVSVKGTTLGTITNIDGEYTLKVPQDAQSLIFSFVGMKSEDVAIAGSTVDVTLQPQTIGVDEVVVTALGISREKKSLGYGAQTVQSDALTKAASPNVMNSLSGKVAGVQINQTGGQVGASSRIVIRGNSSFGDNQPLIVVDGIPISNSNHTAGDVDFGSGLNDINPQDIENISVLKGGGAAALYGMRAGHGVILITTKSGKGSAKGVSVTYDGNYNFDQVARIQEFQNKYGQGYLGSEFWHEYYAPEMSYQEFATGGFDPGVGFTYYDGIGNGVNDGVDESWGPRLDIGLNIPQYNSPVDGSGNRTATPWVSRPDNIKDLYVVGHTTSHNLGITSVGDNSSTRFSLGFMDQAGTLPNTGLKRYNAGVNSKVTLNKYVEFNTTINYARTESDNLVQTEYNASNPLQSIGQWFGRQVDMVDMKENWQTRMDNGFPYNWNSNYHNNPYWSLNNNTNELQKDRVFGKASIFVKPVTGLTIEGRLGMDYYSQRMMRVTYSGSNETILNASNAEFHGGSFNQNKISRSEINADIIASYQINFGDFDLSALAGANYRDMQYESSELGADELTVPNLFTISNVNGSPTTAMDHSWVRTNSVYGNASLGYDNFIYLDVSVRNDWSSTIEDPFFYPAVSMSFLPLEAFDIESNTISYLKLRGGWSKVGAATGAYKTDPYFTASANTIYGVTQYSQATVYPPLSLKPENIQTTEFGVEANFFDNRLGVDLAYYDKTTTDQIMEVKISKATGYNATLVNAGEINNKGIEVQLTGSILKNRNGLNWDVTLNWARDKSEIIELYTDPVTGDELESYQLGSQWGTTVEARPGDEWGVIYGNGMVRDDNGAIIVGANGRPKTEGPKKLGAVNPDWMGGISNEFSYKNWSAGFLIEVRKGGDIFSVSNMFGAYGGQLGFTATGDVRENGIVLGETFLTDKTFVKEDGTPNDLTTSAQSFFESYYGNRELSVYDGSYGKLREAHITYNFPKGLFGSGNFIKGGSLSLVGNNLAILWLHDSNMAKIDPENVTGSGNDSVGLESTSLPSSRSFGVKLNLKF
- a CDS encoding SusD/RagB family nutrient-binding outer membrane lipoprotein, whose translation is MKRYIMRSVLALLFVSLMVGCTKDFEEINTDPNKVTSVPTAYLMTQAQRQILSQRFNTTCLLYSQLWSETQYTNTSRYETAEASFNDYYYSPLADLQKIIDLNTDEATMNDAASSGANANQLAVARILKVYTFQLITDMWGEIPYSDALKGAEAFQPVYDTQDAIYGSFVSELTEAASQIDESAAGVDGDIIFGGDMAAWKKFANSLKARVGIRMTEVDAAAAQSAVTSGLAGGFESNDDNALFAYLSDAANWNPYYDHYLERTDYAISETLADYMAALSDPRLPIYADEAPETETIVGMPYGLSAADAGSITNAQISFPGIAVRSADSPGILMTYSELLFIKAEAAARGWISDDAAEVYADAITASMEFWGVDAADIDTYLAQPEVAYDDTNYKKAIGEQKWVSLYMDGSEAWSEWRRLDYPELTPAPAAAEGRDIPRRRAYTQNEYDLNEENVKAAVARQGEDVMETCIWWDK